In Amycolatopsis coloradensis, one genomic interval encodes:
- a CDS encoding acyl-CoA dehydrogenase family protein encodes MINLEVPKKAGTLINQAYQAAAEVFRPISRKYDRAEHTYPAELDMFAALLDGLNSSGEGGAGAAGVRRSEKSEKPGNRNGSNLNIVLGTIEMCWGDVGLLLSMPRQGLGNAAIGSVATDEQLKKFSGLWAAMAITEPDCGSDSAAITATARLDGDEYVINGEKIFVTAGERADAVVVWATLDKTKGRAAIKSFVVEKGTPGFEVVRVEHKLGIRASDTAVLRFENVRVPKENLLGTPEIDTAKGFAGVMQTFDNTRPLVAAMAIGVARAALEETRKILTDAGVTIDYDKPVHSQHAAAATFLRLEADYESAYLLTMESAWMADNRKPNSLQASMAKAKAGRSVVEITLKCVELAGTFGYTEESLLEKWSRDAKILDIFEGTQQIQQLIVARRILGKTSAELK; translated from the coding sequence ATGATCAACCTTGAGGTTCCGAAGAAGGCCGGCACCCTGATCAACCAGGCGTACCAGGCCGCGGCCGAGGTGTTCCGGCCGATCTCGCGCAAGTACGACCGCGCCGAGCACACCTATCCGGCCGAACTCGACATGTTCGCCGCGCTGCTGGACGGGCTGAACTCCTCCGGCGAGGGCGGTGCGGGCGCGGCGGGTGTCCGCCGGTCCGAGAAGAGCGAGAAACCGGGCAACCGCAACGGTTCCAACCTCAACATCGTGCTCGGCACGATCGAGATGTGCTGGGGCGACGTCGGTCTGCTGCTGTCCATGCCGCGCCAGGGGCTCGGCAACGCCGCCATCGGCTCGGTCGCCACGGACGAACAGCTCAAGAAGTTCTCCGGGCTGTGGGCCGCGATGGCGATCACCGAGCCGGACTGCGGCTCGGACTCCGCCGCGATCACCGCGACCGCGCGCCTGGACGGTGACGAGTACGTGATCAACGGGGAGAAGATCTTCGTGACCGCGGGCGAGCGCGCCGACGCAGTCGTCGTCTGGGCCACGCTGGACAAGACGAAGGGCCGCGCGGCGATCAAGTCGTTCGTCGTCGAGAAGGGCACACCCGGCTTCGAGGTGGTGCGCGTCGAGCACAAGCTCGGCATCCGTGCCTCCGACACCGCCGTGCTGCGGTTCGAGAACGTCCGCGTGCCCAAGGAGAACCTCCTCGGCACGCCGGAGATCGACACCGCCAAGGGTTTCGCCGGGGTCATGCAGACCTTCGACAACACCCGCCCGCTGGTCGCCGCCATGGCCATCGGTGTCGCCCGCGCGGCGCTGGAGGAGACCCGGAAGATCCTCACCGACGCCGGGGTGACCATCGACTACGACAAGCCCGTCCACAGCCAGCACGCCGCCGCCGCGACGTTCCTGCGGCTGGAGGCGGACTACGAATCGGCGTACCTGCTGACCATGGAATCGGCGTGGATGGCCGACAACCGCAAGCCGAACTCGCTGCAGGCCTCGATGGCCAAGGCGAAGGCCGGCCGGTCGGTCGTCGAGATCACGCTCAAATGCGTCGAGCTGGCCGGCACCTTCGGCTACACCGAGGAATCGCTGCTGGAGAAGTGGAGCCGGGACGCGAAGATCCTGGACATCTTCGAAGGCACGCAACAGATCCAGCAGCTGATCGTGGCGCGCCGGATCCTGGGCAAGACGTCGGCGGAGCTCAAGTAA
- a CDS encoding MASE1 domain-containing protein, whose protein sequence is MRPLSPAARWCLIVLGVTICYFATARIGIQWAIVREQISPLWPAAGVALAVPMLLGPRFWPGIFLGALLTNIALGPSLGTVLAISAGNTIGPMLAYVVMRRLGFRNELDRLPDAVLLVAVGAIGGTVFSAALGTGVLIFGGALSPGDFWATALVWWTGDAMGVLTITPLLLLVPRFRVPRRVPLVRWGEAAALALFGLGTAVLASTTTAKLFLVFPVLVWAALRFRQAGALLCSLCVCTVTIFAAIRGLGPYSSYELAARMLHVQAFDATVGLTALVLSTVVLQRDRATAEIADAWRQITEMVDMIAPRQSLRSAITQRTEDEGQAACSSRKRSR, encoded by the coding sequence ATGAGACCGCTTTCCCCTGCCGCACGCTGGTGTCTCATCGTCCTCGGCGTCACGATCTGCTACTTCGCCACCGCACGGATCGGGATCCAGTGGGCGATCGTGCGGGAACAGATCTCGCCGCTGTGGCCGGCCGCCGGTGTCGCGCTGGCGGTGCCGATGCTCCTGGGGCCCCGGTTCTGGCCGGGTATCTTCCTCGGCGCCCTCCTGACGAACATCGCCCTCGGTCCTTCGCTTGGCACGGTCCTGGCGATCTCCGCGGGCAACACGATCGGCCCGATGCTGGCGTACGTGGTGATGCGGCGGCTGGGTTTCCGCAACGAACTCGACCGGCTTCCCGACGCCGTCCTCCTGGTGGCGGTCGGAGCGATCGGGGGCACGGTCTTCAGCGCCGCACTGGGCACCGGCGTGCTGATCTTCGGCGGCGCGCTGAGCCCCGGCGACTTCTGGGCGACCGCATTGGTGTGGTGGACCGGCGACGCGATGGGCGTCCTGACGATCACGCCGCTGCTGCTTCTCGTGCCGAGGTTCCGCGTGCCAAGGCGGGTCCCGCTCGTCCGCTGGGGTGAGGCGGCGGCGCTCGCGCTCTTCGGTCTCGGCACGGCCGTCCTCGCGTCCACGACGACGGCGAAGCTGTTCCTGGTCTTCCCCGTGCTCGTGTGGGCGGCGCTGCGCTTCCGGCAGGCCGGGGCGCTGCTGTGCTCCTTGTGCGTCTGCACCGTCACGATCTTCGCCGCCATACGCGGGCTCGGCCCTTACAGTTCCTACGAGCTGGCCGCCCGGATGCTGCACGTCCAGGCCTTCGACGCCACCGTCGGCCTCACCGCGCTCGTGTTGTCCACGGTCGTCCTGCAACGCGACCGCGCGACGGCCGAGATCGCCGACGCCTGGCGCCAGATCACCGAGATGGTGGACATGATCGCGCCACGCCAGTCCTTGCGCAGCGCCATCACCCAGCGTACCGAAGACGAGGGTCAAGCGGCCTGTTCGTCGAGGAAACGGTCGAGGTAG
- a CDS encoding alpha/beta fold hydrolase, whose amino-acid sequence MATPPARLAAAASNVVGKVLHGGVADLRPVPRVLIDQGPNRSLYRLTNGKSPQPGPPVLLVPPLAAPALCFDLRRGCSLAEHLVEGGRNTYLVDYGNVAFSDRRLGIEHWIEEVLPRAIRKVSEDSGGQGVHVVAWCLGGIFSLLTTADQPDLPIESIATIASPFDFTAIPLIAPFRPLVDLTGGHLLTPFYRALGGAPSYLVSRVFRATGISKEITKPLAILKNLDDRDYLAQIEAVDHFMDNMIAYPGRTFGQIYHRFFRANDLAEGTVDLNGRIIALSGVKVPTLVIAGQNDTIAPRAAVERLTELLDNSPSVTFETAPGGHLGVLTGRKARGTTWRYLDRFLDEQAA is encoded by the coding sequence ATGGCCACACCCCCGGCACGGCTCGCCGCCGCCGCGTCGAACGTCGTCGGGAAGGTGCTGCACGGTGGTGTCGCCGATCTTCGCCCGGTGCCGCGCGTCCTGATCGACCAGGGTCCGAATCGCTCGCTGTACCGGCTGACGAACGGCAAGAGCCCCCAGCCGGGACCGCCGGTGCTCCTGGTGCCGCCGCTGGCCGCTCCCGCGCTGTGCTTCGACCTGCGCCGCGGGTGCAGCCTCGCCGAGCACCTGGTCGAGGGCGGCCGAAACACGTACCTGGTCGACTACGGGAACGTCGCCTTCTCCGACCGGCGCCTCGGCATCGAGCACTGGATCGAGGAGGTGCTCCCGCGCGCGATCCGCAAGGTCAGCGAGGATTCCGGTGGCCAGGGCGTGCACGTCGTCGCGTGGTGCCTCGGCGGGATCTTCTCGTTGCTGACCACCGCCGACCAGCCCGATCTGCCGATCGAGTCGATCGCCACCATCGCGTCGCCGTTCGATTTCACCGCGATCCCGCTGATCGCCCCGTTCCGCCCGCTGGTGGACCTCACCGGCGGCCACCTGCTGACCCCGTTCTACCGGGCGCTCGGCGGCGCACCGTCCTATTTGGTCAGCCGCGTCTTCCGGGCGACCGGGATCAGCAAGGAGATCACCAAACCCCTTGCCATCCTGAAGAATCTCGATGACCGGGACTACCTGGCGCAGATCGAGGCCGTCGACCACTTCATGGACAACATGATCGCCTACCCCGGGCGGACGTTCGGCCAGATCTACCACCGGTTCTTCCGCGCCAACGACCTCGCCGAGGGCACGGTCGACCTCAACGGCCGCATCATCGCGCTGTCCGGGGTCAAGGTGCCGACGCTGGTCATCGCCGGGCAGAACGACACGATCGCCCCGCGCGCCGCCGTCGAACGGCTCACCGAGCTGCTGGACAACTCGCCGTCGGTGACCTTCGAGACCGCGCCCGGCGGCCACCTGGGCGTCCTCACCGGCCGGAAGGCCCGCGGGACGACGTGGCGCTACCTCGACCGTTTCCTCGACGAACAGGCCGCTTGA
- a CDS encoding SDR family oxidoreductase translates to MAKRERSLAGKVVVITGAAQGIGASTATALSRLGAKVVIGDLDQVLAEKTAAELGAEALPLDVTDTKGFTEFLDEVERRVGPIDVLINNAGIMPLAPLEEEDDAATRRLLEINLHAVVHGTREAVKRMRPRGTGHIVNIASMAGKAGFPGAATYCATKHAVVGLSESVHLELHGTGVLVSCVMPAVVRTELASGLGEAKFFKSVQPEDVAQAIVDALRRPKFDVFVPASLDAMGRITRLLPRRLGEGLLRALGGDKILSSATHSSARAEYESRAARSAPGAEKGTDS, encoded by the coding sequence ATGGCCAAGCGTGAACGTTCCCTGGCGGGCAAGGTCGTCGTGATCACCGGCGCGGCGCAGGGCATCGGGGCCAGTACCGCGACGGCGCTGTCCCGGCTCGGCGCCAAGGTGGTCATCGGCGACCTGGACCAGGTCCTCGCCGAGAAGACCGCCGCAGAACTGGGCGCCGAGGCGCTGCCGCTCGACGTCACCGACACGAAGGGCTTCACCGAATTCCTCGACGAGGTCGAGCGGCGCGTCGGCCCGATCGACGTGCTGATCAACAACGCGGGCATCATGCCGCTCGCGCCGCTCGAAGAAGAGGACGACGCGGCGACCCGCAGGCTGCTCGAGATCAACCTGCACGCGGTCGTCCACGGCACCAGGGAAGCCGTGAAGCGGATGCGCCCGCGTGGCACCGGCCACATCGTCAACATCGCTTCGATGGCGGGAAAGGCGGGCTTCCCCGGCGCCGCGACCTACTGTGCGACGAAACACGCCGTCGTCGGCCTGTCGGAATCGGTGCACCTGGAATTGCACGGGACCGGCGTGCTGGTGTCGTGCGTGATGCCGGCGGTGGTGCGCACGGAACTGGCCAGCGGGCTCGGCGAGGCGAAGTTCTTCAAATCGGTGCAGCCGGAAGATGTGGCGCAGGCCATTGTCGATGCGTTACGCCGTCCCAAGTTCGACGTCTTCGTCCCGGCTTCGCTGGACGCCATGGGCAGGATCACACGGCTGCTTCCGCGCCGTCTCGGCGAAGGACTGCTTCGGGCGCTCGGCGGCGACAAGATTCTGTCCTCCGCAACGCATTCCAGTGCTCGAGCGGAGTACGAATCGCGTGCCGCGCGGAGTGCCCCAGGGGCGGAAAAGGGCACCGATTCTTAA
- a CDS encoding GNAT family N-acetyltransferase has protein sequence MSDFIIRQGGSGDFQTLLDMFDEVVAWLAGRGSEGQWGSEPWSTIPKRVERVRGMADGPGLYVAEIDGQAAGAIILGDRFPHVSPVDEPEIYIGLLLTSRRFTGHRVGSRLIEFALAEARERGIGLVRVDCWAGGDGDLQRYYESQGFKPTERFDVKGWIGQVFEQRP, from the coding sequence ATGAGCGATTTCATCATCCGTCAGGGTGGTTCTGGGGACTTCCAAACCTTGCTGGACATGTTCGACGAGGTCGTCGCATGGCTGGCCGGGCGCGGCAGCGAGGGGCAGTGGGGGAGCGAGCCGTGGTCCACGATTCCGAAACGGGTCGAGCGGGTCCGCGGGATGGCCGACGGGCCAGGCCTGTACGTCGCCGAGATCGACGGCCAGGCGGCCGGGGCGATCATCCTCGGTGACCGTTTCCCGCATGTCTCGCCGGTCGACGAACCGGAGATCTACATCGGTTTGCTGCTGACCTCACGCCGGTTCACCGGTCACCGGGTCGGCTCGCGGCTCATCGAGTTCGCGCTGGCCGAGGCGCGGGAACGCGGCATCGGGCTGGTACGGGTCGACTGCTGGGCAGGCGGCGACGGCGACCTGCAGCGTTATTACGAGAGCCAGGGCTTCAAGCCGACGGAGCGCTTCGACGTCAAGGGCTGGATCGGGCAGGTGTTCGAGCAGCGGCCGTAG